A portion of the Bacillus sp. es.034 genome contains these proteins:
- a CDS encoding ComF family protein: MVTDCLNCSTRVEEVWSWRGLFYRETQFLCQECESQLEKIEGERCRGCSRSMEALPSNLVKEEICLDCHRWEMDPGWKGILHNNDSLYHYNNFLKEYLAKYKYRGDYALSKAFSNTIKSYLAKIEYDHIIPIPLSDERFYERGFNQSTALLEESEVRPSHILTRLHSEKQSKKTRAERLRQVQVFQLGECDVKGKSVLLFDDIYTTGTTLRQAAKLLKEAGAGEVSSLTLARG; the protein is encoded by the coding sequence ATGGTCACTGACTGTTTGAATTGTAGTACCCGAGTAGAAGAGGTGTGGTCATGGAGGGGATTATTCTACAGGGAAACCCAATTTCTGTGTCAGGAATGTGAGAGTCAGTTGGAGAAGATAGAAGGGGAGCGATGCAGGGGATGTTCCCGTTCAATGGAGGCATTGCCTTCCAATCTTGTAAAAGAAGAGATCTGCCTGGACTGCCACCGGTGGGAAATGGATCCGGGGTGGAAGGGAATTCTCCATAATAACGATTCATTGTATCACTATAATAATTTCCTAAAAGAATACTTGGCCAAATACAAATACCGGGGGGATTACGCGTTGTCCAAAGCCTTCTCGAATACTATTAAATCCTATCTCGCAAAAATAGAATATGACCATATCATCCCTATTCCCCTCAGCGATGAAAGATTTTATGAGAGAGGGTTCAATCAATCTACCGCTCTTCTGGAAGAATCAGAGGTCCGTCCCTCACATATCCTCACGCGTTTGCATTCTGAAAAGCAGTCGAAGAAGACGCGTGCTGAGCGTCTTCGGCAGGTGCAGGTTTTTCAGTTGGGGGAGTGTGATGTGAAAGGCAAATCGGTTCTGCTGTTTGATGATATTTATACGACGGGGACGACGTTGAGGCAGGCGGCGAAGTTACTGAAGGAAGCGGGGGCTGGCGAGGTTTCTTCACTGACTCTCGCGAGGGGTTAA
- a CDS encoding TIGR03826 family flagellar region protein, giving the protein MSEIINCPRCNAIFMQNKFRDVCDKCYREGENMYETVYQFLKKRENRAATMARVIEMTGVDEELLYKWVKKGRIQTRQFPKMGYPCDKCGKIIGTRRICEGCSSELLNDLKQFEAEQDWKVKVKESGQKTYYTMKNRE; this is encoded by the coding sequence ATGTCAGAAATCATCAACTGTCCACGCTGCAACGCGATTTTTATGCAAAATAAATTCCGTGATGTGTGTGACAAGTGTTATAGAGAAGGAGAAAATATGTATGAGACCGTCTACCAATTTTTGAAGAAGCGGGAGAATCGTGCCGCGACCATGGCAAGGGTCATTGAAATGACCGGAGTAGACGAGGAACTTCTATATAAATGGGTGAAAAAAGGCCGCATCCAGACGAGGCAATTTCCGAAGATGGGTTATCCCTGTGATAAGTGTGGGAAGATTATTGGGACGAGAAGGATATGTGAAGGGTGTTCGAGTGAACTGTTGAACGATTTAAAGCAGTTTGAAGCAGAACAGGACTGGAAGGTCAAAGTGAAAGAGTCAGGACAGAAGACATACTATACAATGAAAAATAGAGAGTGA
- the flgM gene encoding flagellar biosynthesis anti-sigma factor FlgM: MKINPIHNPKVNPYQRNAEKVNQVKQDKKPLDRVEISSQAKNLQEVSHVTKEREAKVEALKQQVENGTYNVDSKELAKNLINYFKK, translated from the coding sequence ATGAAAATCAATCCAATCCATAATCCGAAAGTGAATCCTTATCAGCGGAATGCGGAGAAAGTAAACCAGGTGAAGCAGGATAAAAAGCCGTTAGATAGAGTGGAAATTTCCTCCCAAGCGAAGAACCTGCAAGAGGTTTCCCATGTCACGAAAGAACGCGAGGCGAAAGTGGAAGCTCTAAAGCAGCAAGTTGAGAACGGGACGTATAACGTGGATTCAAAGGAATTAGCCAAGAACCTGATCAACTACTTTAAAAAATAA
- a CDS encoding EscU/YscU/HrcU family type III secretion system export apparatus switch protein has translation MMSYYNQIKRRQLNGPSAAVIRYDESEKGGPSVVAQGTGLLATQIIELAKQHNIQMQEDEGLVQNLLDIDLGDNVPPQLYSVIAEILLLIEEMEIKN, from the coding sequence ATGATGTCTTATTATAATCAAATCAAACGCCGGCAACTCAATGGTCCATCTGCAGCCGTCATTCGCTATGACGAGTCTGAAAAAGGCGGGCCATCCGTTGTGGCACAAGGGACCGGTCTATTGGCGACGCAAATCATCGAACTTGCCAAACAGCATAATATTCAAATGCAGGAAGACGAAGGTCTGGTGCAAAACTTACTGGATATTGATTTAGGAGACAATGTCCCTCCACAGCTGTACTCGGTCATTGCTGAAATTCTACTTTTAATTGAAGAAATGGAAATTAAAAACTAA
- the fliS gene encoding flagellar export chaperone FliS: MDFITKEIIYQKSSQEITALLYEVLIDTTHEAIKDIQGKQYIDANLKLKKASDLLERLGVGLNYEAGIMADQLDALYNYMADLVIKANIHKEIALLEEVVSITEELATAWRTSMKNKSQQSNRQLLKKASAYEKNVMVYENNL; encoded by the coding sequence GTGGATTTTATAACGAAAGAAATCATTTATCAAAAGTCATCACAAGAGATCACGGCACTTTTATATGAAGTTCTGATCGATACGACACATGAAGCAATCAAGGATATTCAGGGAAAACAATACATAGACGCAAACCTGAAATTGAAAAAAGCAAGTGACCTTCTCGAACGACTCGGAGTGGGATTAAATTACGAAGCAGGCATCATGGCAGATCAGTTGGATGCCCTTTATAACTATATGGCGGACCTTGTGATCAAAGCTAATATACATAAAGAGATCGCTTTACTCGAGGAAGTCGTCTCCATCACGGAAGAATTAGCAACAGCATGGCGGACGTCCATGAAAAATAAATCGCAGCAATCCAATAGACAGCTACTAAAAAAAGCGAGTGCCTATGAAAAAAACGTCATGGTATATGAGAACAACCTATGA
- a CDS encoding flagellin, whose amino-acid sequence MKINHNIQALNAYRNLAQNMNNTSKSLEKLSSGMRINRAADDAAGLAISEKMRSQIRGLDMAERNTLDAISLIQTGEGALNQTHEILQRMRELSIQAANGTLEEQDRTAVQNEIDQLTFEIDRIADTTQFNQKKLLSGSEKGNAFAYINSDQVNYAGNGTWNGVVTALPSEPASVELQFSENIGGLLDSTTPSQIEGKTFIINNKKYEVVTSGAPSAITSNGNIAVKVNWAAPNNDAAKVTNVNNLMNSIKTAVELNDSTFKDPISGSINSNITNAVDSTGGVEGTPFTGTLTLASSQNMSVADGQKITMNFSGFNAIKAVSPETGVTVTNLVGKDTSSSSNSTQLTFGGVPAANDAVPYAGDELKVDGLTIRFSNQPQPAYVDGNIAIIDVKDKNLFEVVDSIQNVLTKAQSIVDGSVKALNSVDSIANTLILSTNKTDDGLTNGLDIQLKDMNFEANKNKDLDLDMQIGANSSEVLKLSLGVMDAAKLGLARSADGAYLGTGINAEKGIDVSTTEAARSAITRIDEAIRMVSEERSKLGAIQNRLEHTTVNLQTANENLTSAESRIRDTDMAKEMTAFTKNNILNQAGQAMLAQANQLPQGILQLLK is encoded by the coding sequence ATGAAAATCAATCATAATATCCAAGCATTGAATGCCTATCGCAATCTTGCTCAAAATATGAACAATACATCGAAAAGCTTAGAGAAATTATCTTCAGGAATGCGCATCAACCGAGCGGCAGACGACGCAGCCGGACTCGCCATCTCTGAGAAAATGCGTTCCCAGATCCGCGGACTGGACATGGCGGAACGAAATACGTTAGATGCCATTTCACTTATCCAAACAGGAGAAGGGGCGCTTAACCAGACTCATGAAATCCTGCAGCGAATGAGAGAGCTTTCCATCCAGGCAGCAAATGGGACCCTTGAAGAGCAAGACCGCACGGCTGTTCAAAATGAAATTGATCAACTTACTTTTGAAATTGACCGTATTGCTGATACGACTCAGTTTAATCAGAAGAAGTTGTTGAGTGGGTCTGAGAAGGGGAATGCTTTTGCTTATATTAATTCTGATCAAGTGAATTATGCTGGAAACGGGACTTGGAACGGGGTTGTGACGGCTCTGCCTAGTGAGCCGGCTAGTGTTGAGCTTCAGTTTTCTGAAAATATTGGTGGATTACTAGATTCTACTACTCCCTCTCAAATTGAAGGTAAGACGTTTATCATTAATAATAAAAAATATGAAGTAGTAACAAGCGGAGCACCTTCAGCTATCACATCAAACGGAAATATTGCAGTCAAAGTAAACTGGGCAGCCCCAAATAATGATGCTGCTAAAGTAACCAATGTAAATAATCTGATGAACAGCATCAAGACAGCTGTTGAACTAAATGACTCTACGTTTAAAGATCCAATTAGCGGTTCTATTAATTCAAACATTACCAATGCTGTCGATTCAACTGGAGGAGTTGAAGGTACGCCTTTCACAGGCACATTGACTCTTGCTTCATCTCAGAATATGTCGGTTGCAGATGGACAAAAAATCACAATGAATTTCTCAGGGTTCAATGCCATAAAGGCTGTTTCTCCAGAGACAGGTGTTACTGTTACCAACCTAGTCGGAAAAGACACATCAAGCTCGTCCAATTCAACTCAACTAACATTTGGCGGTGTACCAGCTGCGAATGACGCTGTTCCATATGCAGGGGACGAACTGAAAGTGGACGGATTAACTATCCGATTCTCTAATCAGCCGCAGCCAGCGTACGTTGACGGTAACATTGCAATAATCGATGTGAAAGATAAGAATCTATTTGAAGTAGTCGATAGCATTCAAAATGTGCTAACAAAAGCACAAAGCATTGTTGATGGATCAGTAAAAGCATTGAATAGTGTGGATTCCATTGCCAATACCTTAATCCTTTCAACAAACAAGACCGATGATGGCTTAACGAATGGCTTAGACATTCAATTGAAAGACATGAATTTCGAAGCAAACAAGAATAAAGATCTTGATTTAGACATGCAGATCGGTGCGAACTCTTCAGAGGTTCTTAAGTTGTCTTTAGGAGTGATGGATGCTGCCAAGCTTGGTCTGGCAAGATCTGCTGATGGAGCTTATCTTGGTACGGGCATTAACGCAGAAAAAGGAATCGACGTTTCCACCACGGAGGCGGCGAGATCAGCTATCACGCGTATCGACGAAGCCATCCGCATGGTGTCGGAAGAACGCAGTAAGCTTGGAGCGATCCAAAATCGCCTCGAACACACAACGGTTAACCTTCAAACAGCGAATGAAAACCTGACTTCAGCAGAATCTCGCATCAGGGATACTGATATGGCGAAGGAAATGACAGCCTTCACGAAGAATAATATCCTGAACCAGGCAGGACAAGCGATGCTTGCTCAAGCCAATCAGCTGCCACAGGGAATTTTGCAGCTGCTTAAATAA
- a CDS encoding YaaR family protein, protein MDVQKVGKIGLNQIEKKNQVATESISFSEVMGKKRENLLYEKFTKMAKEIEDQGKVLSESRTVEDLKRYKKMVKSFLEEAVQNGLQLENQRGFNRRGRTKVYKIVKEVDAKLMQLTNEVLKKEEKGLNILNLVGEVQGLLINIYT, encoded by the coding sequence ATGGACGTACAAAAGGTCGGGAAGATCGGTCTGAATCAAATAGAGAAGAAAAACCAGGTGGCAACAGAATCCATCTCTTTTTCGGAAGTAATGGGAAAGAAACGGGAAAATCTTCTCTATGAAAAATTCACAAAAATGGCGAAAGAGATCGAGGATCAGGGGAAAGTATTATCCGAGTCCAGAACAGTAGAAGACTTGAAGAGATATAAGAAGATGGTGAAATCATTTTTAGAAGAAGCCGTTCAAAATGGACTGCAGCTGGAAAACCAGAGGGGATTCAATCGACGCGGACGGACAAAGGTATATAAAATTGTCAAAGAAGTCGACGCCAAACTCATGCAATTGACCAATGAAGTGCTGAAAAAGGAAGAAAAAGGGCTCAATATCCTGAATCTTGTCGGTGAAGTGCAGGGACTATTAATCAATATTTATACTTAA
- a CDS encoding flagellar protein FlgN produces MMSSETQLLELLKKIIKLQKSLHQLAIKKTEMLKSNDIDGLGQLIKDELSHIKALEALHKTREQLQAAIGREYDCPFKINTMSDLLRVNGIVHKESFEEFKNELVHITEQLKTRNILNQELLNQSLQFVNLNLDLFFGQQDSGNYSPLQSEEEEAARPIFHSKA; encoded by the coding sequence ATGATGTCGAGTGAAACACAACTTCTTGAGTTGTTAAAAAAGATCATCAAACTTCAAAAGAGTCTTCATCAGCTCGCCATAAAGAAAACAGAGATGCTGAAGAGTAATGACATAGACGGCCTCGGTCAATTGATAAAAGATGAACTAAGTCATATCAAGGCGCTGGAAGCCTTACATAAAACAAGAGAGCAGCTACAAGCGGCCATCGGCAGGGAATATGATTGTCCCTTTAAAATCAATACGATGTCAGATCTTTTACGGGTAAACGGCATCGTCCATAAAGAATCGTTTGAAGAATTCAAGAACGAACTCGTCCACATTACTGAACAATTGAAAACTCGAAATATATTGAATCAGGAGCTTCTCAACCAATCGCTCCAATTTGTGAATCTGAATCTTGATCTGTTTTTCGGACAGCAGGATTCGGGAAACTATTCACCACTTCAATCAGAGGAAGAAGAGGCGGCTCGCCCCATCTTTCACTCAAAAGCATAG
- the flgK gene encoding flagellar hook-associated protein FlgK — protein MRSTFMGLETARRGMYTQQSALQVTGHNVANANTPGYTRQRINFEQTSPYPSPSFNRPQIPGQVGTGVEAGSIQRIRDSFMDVQFRGENNKLGYWETKANSLMKMEEIMNEPSDSGLAKTMDMFWQSLQDLAVNPKNSGARSVVRQRGLALAETFNYLSNSLTTIRQDLNNEIQVTEKEVNSLLKQIHNVNQQIGDVEPHGLLPNDLYDERDRLIDSLSNLVNINVTYQSSGGNASSIAEGKAVISLVDSNQSPLANLVTAKGYQEMKVHFTPPGTDPYVTGVSVGERNLDLKEFDSDGKLKGLIESFGSQDENGKVTGAYPDMLSELDNLAYTFAVEFNKIHSDGMSPNEINHVNGDGEVEPVNQEIPFFADKGFGALTDDHRAGFASRLDLSDDIKASLDNIANADGTNPDAAETGDSSVLLKLADVINQDFDYGQNSQMASFRNYYEVLIGGMAVDTQNAVRLTDNSGVLRQAVDDRRMSTSAVSLDEEMTNMIQFQHAYNASARMISLQDELLDKIINGMGTGGR, from the coding sequence ATGCGTTCGACCTTTATGGGGTTAGAAACGGCAAGACGCGGAATGTATACACAGCAGAGTGCGCTCCAGGTGACAGGGCATAATGTGGCAAACGCCAATACTCCCGGGTATACAAGGCAGCGAATCAATTTTGAACAAACGTCACCTTACCCATCCCCCTCCTTTAATAGACCACAGATCCCCGGTCAAGTAGGGACGGGTGTTGAAGCAGGATCTATTCAGCGGATAAGAGATTCATTCATGGACGTTCAATTCCGTGGAGAGAACAATAAGCTCGGATACTGGGAAACAAAAGCCAACTCACTCATGAAAATGGAAGAAATCATGAACGAACCGTCTGATTCAGGTCTGGCCAAGACCATGGATATGTTCTGGCAATCCCTTCAGGACTTAGCCGTGAACCCGAAAAATTCCGGTGCGCGCTCCGTCGTTCGTCAGCGGGGACTGGCTCTGGCAGAAACCTTTAATTATCTTTCCAATTCATTAACGACGATCCGGCAAGATCTGAACAACGAAATTCAGGTAACGGAAAAAGAAGTGAATTCCCTTTTAAAACAAATCCACAACGTGAACCAGCAGATCGGTGATGTGGAACCACACGGATTACTTCCAAATGATCTATATGATGAAAGAGATCGCTTGATTGATAGTCTATCAAACCTCGTCAATATCAATGTTACCTATCAATCTTCAGGGGGGAATGCTTCAAGCATCGCAGAGGGGAAGGCAGTCATTTCACTGGTGGACAGCAATCAGTCACCGCTTGCCAATCTTGTCACTGCGAAAGGCTATCAGGAGATGAAGGTCCACTTCACTCCTCCTGGCACAGATCCCTATGTGACCGGTGTTTCTGTCGGAGAGCGAAACCTCGACCTGAAAGAATTCGATTCGGATGGCAAACTGAAAGGGCTGATTGAATCATTCGGCTCACAGGATGAAAACGGAAAGGTAACCGGTGCCTATCCGGATATGCTTTCTGAACTGGATAACCTGGCCTATACGTTTGCCGTGGAATTCAATAAAATCCACTCAGACGGCATGAGTCCGAACGAAATCAATCATGTGAACGGGGATGGTGAAGTTGAACCCGTCAATCAAGAGATCCCATTCTTTGCCGATAAAGGATTCGGCGCACTAACAGATGACCATCGTGCAGGATTTGCCAGCCGCCTCGACCTTTCCGATGACATCAAAGCAAGCCTTGATAATATCGCGAATGCCGACGGAACAAACCCTGATGCAGCAGAGACGGGTGATTCCAGTGTCCTTCTGAAGCTTGCAGATGTGATCAACCAGGACTTTGATTACGGTCAGAACTCACAAATGGCGAGTTTCCGTAACTATTATGAAGTGCTCATCGGCGGAATGGCCGTTGATACACAAAACGCCGTCCGCTTAACGGATAATAGCGGGGTACTGCGTCAGGCAGTGGATGATCGAAGAATGTCCACAAGTGCCGTATCGCTGGATGAAGAAATGACCAACATGATTCAATTCCAGCATGCCTACAACGCTTCGGCAAGAATGATATCCCTGCAAGACGAATTACTCGATAAAATCATCAACGGTATGGGTACCGGTGGCAGATAG
- the flgL gene encoding flagellar hook-associated protein FlgL has product MRVTQSMLASNSLRHLSKSYERMGDYQDQLATGKKISRPSQDPVVAMKGMYYRSNLTENEQYQRNLSEAYLWMDNSEAGLEHATSALQRVRELVVQGKNDTYDEQDRLAISQEIEQIKQDLVEVANTKVAGRYIFNGTSVDQPPVEKGDPPTVSINTEDYMVEVSAGLKIKTNIDSEQVFSQELFTGLENIKTGFGENYNADEMDNLLKDLDERINTLQAERSEMGARYNRLEMIDNRLGKTEVMANKIVSDNEDADMERVITDLKNQESVHRAALSVGARIIQTTLMDFLR; this is encoded by the coding sequence ATGCGCGTGACACAAAGTATGCTGGCTTCCAATTCTTTGAGGCACCTCAGCAAAAGCTATGAAAGAATGGGTGACTACCAGGATCAACTGGCGACAGGGAAGAAGATTTCCCGTCCGTCACAAGATCCCGTCGTTGCCATGAAAGGGATGTACTACCGCTCCAACTTAACGGAAAACGAACAGTATCAGCGGAACTTATCAGAAGCATATCTTTGGATGGATAACTCCGAAGCGGGACTCGAGCATGCCACGAGTGCCCTGCAGCGCGTTCGGGAGCTGGTCGTTCAAGGGAAGAATGACACGTATGATGAGCAGGACCGCCTTGCTATCTCTCAGGAAATCGAACAAATCAAACAGGATTTAGTCGAGGTCGCCAATACGAAAGTGGCCGGCCGTTATATCTTCAACGGAACGAGCGTCGATCAACCGCCTGTCGAAAAGGGAGATCCCCCAACCGTTTCAATCAATACAGAAGACTATATGGTGGAAGTGTCTGCCGGTTTGAAAATCAAGACGAATATTGATTCTGAGCAGGTATTCAGCCAGGAACTATTCACAGGATTAGAAAACATTAAGACAGGCTTCGGAGAAAACTACAACGCCGACGAAATGGATAACCTTCTAAAAGACCTGGATGAGAGAATTAATACCCTTCAAGCGGAGCGTTCCGAAATGGGAGCCCGTTACAACCGGTTGGAAATGATCGATAACCGTTTAGGAAAAACCGAGGTGATGGCCAACAAAATCGTTTCGGATAATGAAGACGCCGACATGGAACGGGTCATCACGGATCTGAAGAATCAGGAAAGCGTCCACCGTGCTGCACTGAGTGTAGGGGCGAGAATCATTCAGACGACATTGATGGACTTTTTAAGATAA
- a CDS encoding DUF6470 family protein, protein MQIPQIQMQSTPAQLAIQSTPARIEIEQPQAQMDLSQPEAVMTMEKTMPRLTIDQTQAWEDMNLKTAMRSIEEAAGAGYGAWMQYMASSSQDGDELMSIEHGGGAIAAQADRKSQSPTYEFNIGYIPSPFSVKINYQPGDVRINVQPQSVQNNTRAQKPIIHYQPGNITYSMKQHNHLQIDS, encoded by the coding sequence ATGCAAATTCCTCAAATCCAGATGCAATCGACCCCGGCTCAACTGGCGATTCAATCCACACCCGCCAGAATTGAAATCGAGCAGCCCCAGGCACAGATGGACCTAAGTCAGCCTGAAGCGGTCATGACCATGGAGAAAACCATGCCCCGGTTGACCATTGATCAAACCCAGGCCTGGGAAGACATGAATTTAAAAACTGCCATGAGAAGCATAGAAGAGGCGGCTGGGGCTGGATATGGAGCGTGGATGCAATACATGGCGTCGAGCTCACAGGACGGGGACGAACTGATGAGCATTGAACACGGGGGTGGGGCCATTGCCGCACAAGCCGACCGCAAAAGTCAGTCTCCCACGTATGAGTTCAACATCGGATATATCCCATCACCATTCAGTGTGAAAATCAACTACCAGCCCGGTGATGTAAGAATCAATGTGCAGCCGCAGTCTGTCCAAAACAACACACGAGCCCAGAAACCGATCATCCATTATCAGCCCGGCAATATTACATATAGTATGAAACAGCATAACCACCTTCAAATTGATAGTTAA
- the fliW gene encoding flagellar assembly protein FliW: MTILTKYHGNIDVKEEEILLFEQGVPGFLEEKQFILLPLPENTLFHILQSVKTPELGFVVTDPFIFFKDYDFTLEDSTVELLGSPSETEIKVLSIVTVKEPLHESTANLQAPIVINLAGNKAKQLILNDPNYQTRHMIFAQPEHAGKKG; this comes from the coding sequence ATGACAATACTGACGAAATATCATGGAAATATAGATGTGAAAGAAGAAGAGATCCTTTTATTCGAACAAGGCGTACCGGGATTCCTGGAGGAGAAACAGTTCATCTTATTACCCCTGCCCGAAAACACTCTGTTCCACATTCTGCAATCGGTGAAAACCCCCGAATTGGGATTTGTTGTGACCGATCCGTTTATCTTTTTTAAGGACTATGATTTTACTCTGGAAGATTCGACGGTTGAGTTACTAGGGTCACCATCAGAAACCGAAATTAAAGTCCTATCCATCGTGACCGTCAAAGAACCATTACACGAGTCGACTGCCAATCTCCAGGCGCCAATCGTCATCAACCTGGCCGGCAATAAAGCGAAGCAACTGATCCTGAATGATCCCAACTACCAAACCAGGCACATGATCTTTGCTCAACCCGAGCATGCCGGGAAGAAAGGGTGA
- the csrA gene encoding carbon storage regulator CsrA yields MLVLTRKTGEAIQIGDDIEISVVSVKGDQVKLGINAPKNVEIHRKEIYLSIQQENAEASKGIDNLFNLLGKKE; encoded by the coding sequence ATGCTAGTCCTAACAAGAAAGACTGGAGAAGCAATACAAATCGGGGATGACATCGAAATCAGCGTAGTGTCAGTAAAAGGCGATCAAGTCAAGCTTGGCATCAATGCACCAAAGAACGTAGAAATCCATCGCAAGGAAATCTACCTTTCCATTCAACAAGAAAATGCAGAAGCCTCGAAAGGAATCGACAACCTATTTAACCTTCTGGGAAAAAAAGAATAA
- the hag gene encoding flagellin Hag has protein sequence MRINHNIAALNTYNKLSSASTAQGKSMEKLSSGLRINRAGDDAAGLAISEKMRSQVRGLDQASRNAQDGISLIQTAEGALNETHDILQRMRELSTQAANDTNTTDDRKEIQKEMNQLTSEVTRIGNNTEFNTQKLMDGSKSSGLSLQIGANQSQQFTVKLQDMRAQSLGISGTTGGATAAGVGPTVPDDVVGATFTAAVSENELTDINATATPEYALDITDATKASAATKVLDQAIAKVSGERSKLGAYQNRLEHTINNLGTSSENLTAAESRVRDVDMAKEMMNQTKNSILSQAAQAMLAQANQQPQGVLQLLR, from the coding sequence ATGAGAATTAATCATAATATTGCGGCTTTGAATACTTATAATAAGTTAAGCAGTGCTTCTACAGCTCAAGGTAAATCAATGGAGAAATTGTCTTCAGGTCTTCGTATTAACCGTGCTGGTGATGATGCTGCAGGACTGGCGATTTCAGAAAAGATGCGTTCACAGGTCCGCGGTTTAGACCAAGCTTCCCGAAATGCCCAAGATGGTATTTCTTTGATTCAAACGGCTGAGGGAGCATTGAACGAAACACATGATATTCTTCAACGTATGCGTGAACTTTCGACTCAAGCTGCAAATGATACAAATACTACAGATGACCGTAAAGAAATTCAAAAAGAAATGAATCAACTTACATCAGAAGTTACTAGAATTGGTAATAATACTGAATTCAATACTCAAAAATTGATGGATGGATCAAAGTCCTCTGGATTATCATTGCAAATTGGTGCAAATCAATCGCAACAATTCACAGTAAAACTTCAGGACATGAGAGCTCAATCACTGGGTATATCTGGAACTACTGGTGGAGCTACAGCTGCTGGAGTAGGTCCAACTGTACCAGATGATGTTGTTGGAGCAACGTTTACAGCTGCAGTATCTGAAAATGAGTTAACCGATATTAATGCTACAGCCACACCAGAATATGCCTTAGATATTACGGATGCTACTAAAGCAAGTGCTGCTACCAAAGTATTAGACCAAGCAATTGCAAAAGTTTCAGGAGAACGTTCTAAGCTAGGTGCATATCAAAATCGTTTAGAGCACACTATTAATAACTTGGGTACATCTTCTGAGAATTTAACAGCAGCAGAATCTCGTGTTCGTGATGTTGATATGGCGAAAGAAATGATGAATCAAACTAAAAATTCAATTCTTTCCCAAGCTGCTCAAGCTATGTTGGCTCAAGCGAATCAACAACCACAAGGTGTGCTTCAATTACTTCGCTAA